A single window of Uloborus diversus isolate 005 chromosome 5, Udiv.v.3.1, whole genome shotgun sequence DNA harbors:
- the LOC129222660 gene encoding uncharacterized protein LOC129222660, whose protein sequence is MQLVLSALIFSAFFIGGLCTRTRRQIDNLLDDEEEDYILTAQTSTIKNPPSRYASSIESEAGTIDSDSAVKPGIVDPQVQGLNIGLYFVLQDINRRIIYGHKIPLESLIKVLVLTFKIQNAGGVILGMNKDTLAKVAALYPKPLKEAIAQ, encoded by the exons gAGGGCTGTGTACAAGGACTAGAAGACAAATCGACAATTTGCTCGACGATGAGGAGGAAGATTATATTCTGAC ggCACAAACGTCCACAATCAAAAATCCTCCATCAAGGTATGCGTCCTCCATCGAAAGCGAAGCCGGAACTATTGACTCTGATTCAGCAGTTAAACCAGGCATCGTGGATCCTCAAGTACAAGGACTAAATATTGGACTGTACTTTGTACTGCAAGATATCAACAGGAGAATTATTTACGGCCATAAAATACCGTTGGAATCTTTGATCAAG GTGCTTGTGCTGACATTCAAGATTCAAAATGCCGGTGGAGTTATCCTCGGTATGAACAAGGACACGCTGGCAAAAGTTGCAGCTTTGTATCCCAAGCCTCTAAAAGAAGCGATTGCCCAGTGA